Proteins encoded by one window of Pseudonocardia alni:
- a CDS encoding MFS transporter, translating into MTEQQAGPGAGPTSAADTTGSAPAQVRRVAATSAIGTTIEWYDFFIYATAAALVFNSQFFTTMSAASGTLAAFATLGVGLVARPLGGIVWGHFGDRLGRKKMLVLSLLLMGVATVGVGLLPTYGQIGVAAPVLLVVLRLLQGLSAGGEWGGAALMAVEHAPPGRRGRYGSFPQIGVPAGLILAQLVFLVVSNLTTPEQFAAWGWRIPFLLSILLVVVGLVIRLRVEESPVFAMLRQNRGRSRAPILEVFRHRPRELVLASVSFVANNAIGYIFLAYLLSYGTQVLEVPRNTMIVVVIIGSLSWLVSIVGGAVWSDRVGRKRAYLVGSVLLVVWPVPFFLLLDTTGFAAMVVAVVVLTVGLGLSYGPQSALFAEMFEARFRYSGASFSYAVGAVLGGGFAPLIAAALQQGYGTSMAVAAYMVVVAVISLVAVLLIRETHRPAAPARLS; encoded by the coding sequence ATGACCGAGCAGCAGGCCGGGCCCGGCGCGGGCCCGACGAGCGCCGCCGACACGACCGGCTCCGCGCCCGCGCAGGTGCGCCGGGTCGCCGCGACGAGCGCGATCGGCACGACGATCGAGTGGTACGACTTCTTCATCTACGCCACGGCCGCGGCCCTGGTGTTCAATAGCCAGTTCTTCACCACGATGTCCGCGGCCTCGGGCACCCTGGCCGCGTTCGCGACCCTCGGGGTCGGGCTGGTGGCGCGTCCGCTCGGCGGCATTGTGTGGGGGCACTTCGGCGACCGCCTCGGCCGCAAGAAGATGCTGGTCCTCTCGCTGCTGCTGATGGGCGTGGCCACCGTCGGCGTCGGCCTGCTGCCCACCTACGGCCAGATCGGCGTCGCGGCCCCGGTGCTGCTCGTCGTGCTGCGCCTGCTGCAGGGTCTCTCGGCCGGCGGTGAGTGGGGCGGCGCAGCGCTGATGGCGGTCGAGCACGCCCCGCCCGGCAGGCGCGGACGCTACGGCTCGTTCCCGCAGATCGGGGTGCCCGCCGGGCTGATCCTGGCCCAGCTGGTGTTCCTCGTCGTGTCCAACCTGACCACCCCCGAGCAGTTCGCCGCGTGGGGCTGGCGGATCCCGTTCCTGCTGTCGATCCTGCTCGTCGTCGTCGGGCTCGTGATCCGGCTGCGGGTCGAGGAGAGCCCGGTGTTCGCGATGCTGCGGCAGAACCGCGGCCGCAGCCGCGCCCCGATCCTGGAGGTGTTCCGGCACCGTCCGCGCGAGCTGGTGCTGGCCTCGGTCAGCTTCGTCGCGAACAACGCGATCGGCTACATCTTCCTGGCCTACCTGCTCTCCTACGGCACCCAGGTGCTCGAGGTCCCGCGGAACACCATGATCGTCGTCGTGATCATCGGCTCGCTGAGCTGGCTGGTCAGCATCGTCGGCGGCGCGGTCTGGTCCGACCGGGTGGGCCGCAAGCGCGCCTATCTGGTGGGCTCGGTACTGCTCGTGGTGTGGCCGGTGCCGTTCTTCCTGCTGCTCGACACCACCGGGTTCGCCGCGATGGTCGTCGCGGTCGTCGTGCTCACGGTGGGGCTGGGCCTGTCCTACGGCCCGCAGTCCGCGTTGTTCGCGGAGATGTTCGAGGCCCGCTTCCGCTACAGCGGCGCCTCGTTCTCCTACGCCGTCGGCGCCGTGCTGGGCGGTGGGTTCGCACCGCTGATCGCTGCCGCCCTGCAGCAGGGCTACGGCACGTCGATGGCGGTCGCGGCCTACATGGTCGTCGTCGCCGTGATCTCGCTGGTCGCGGTGCTGCTCATCCGGGAGACGCACCGCCCGGCCGCGCCCGCCCGGCTCTCCTGA